A genomic stretch from Corynebacterium kutscheri includes:
- a CDS encoding acyltransferase family protein, with the protein MSQSYPQFKPQLEGLRAVAAFGVLLTHTAFQTGVNPGTIFGAVLARFDYFVAVFFALSAFLLWRNFHRQGYYLRRAARIIPACWVCVLLVVAFLPEAFDINLGTIFATLSFTQIYFPNSLAGGLTHLWSLAVEVAFYLVLPLLFRLLSPYRRTTRISLFLILACLSFIWSGTPWPESGVNFQIFPPSYIPWFVVGLVLAELETVVYLPAILRWLSWPLAVFVAWIAGQEWFGPLGLVHPNPGEFVLRIMAGTLFCALVITPYALADTSKSVLSTPVALWLGKISYSIFLWHVPLLSLVFPLLGINIFSGNFFLVTSMTSALSVAVAFISYELVEEPARIWAKKQYVNEDQSAL; encoded by the coding sequence GTGAGTCAATCGTACCCGCAATTCAAGCCTCAACTTGAGGGGTTACGCGCCGTCGCCGCATTTGGGGTGCTGCTCACCCACACAGCTTTTCAAACCGGGGTGAATCCGGGCACGATATTCGGTGCCGTGCTGGCACGTTTTGATTACTTTGTTGCAGTATTTTTTGCCTTATCAGCTTTTTTATTGTGGCGTAATTTTCATCGACAGGGTTATTATCTTCGCAGAGCAGCTCGTATTATCCCAGCGTGTTGGGTATGCGTACTCTTGGTAGTAGCTTTTCTTCCGGAAGCATTTGATATAAATCTAGGTACCATTTTTGCAACGCTGAGTTTTACCCAGATTTATTTTCCCAATTCCCTTGCTGGGGGATTAACACATCTTTGGTCTCTTGCGGTTGAAGTAGCTTTTTACCTGGTCTTACCACTTCTTTTCCGCTTGCTTAGCCCATATCGACGCACCACTCGAATCAGCTTATTTTTAATTTTGGCATGCTTAAGTTTTATCTGGTCAGGTACACCGTGGCCGGAAAGTGGTGTGAATTTTCAGATATTTCCACCGAGTTATATTCCATGGTTTGTGGTGGGACTTGTTTTAGCAGAATTAGAAACTGTTGTGTATTTACCGGCGATACTACGGTGGCTAAGTTGGCCATTAGCAGTGTTCGTAGCATGGATTGCTGGCCAAGAATGGTTTGGCCCCTTGGGGTTGGTTCATCCTAACCCAGGAGAATTTGTGCTGCGGATTATGGCGGGAACACTGTTTTGTGCTTTGGTTATTACCCCTTATGCACTTGCTGATACTTCGAAAAGTGTATTGAGCACTCCGGTAGCGTTATGGCTAGGAAAAATTTCTTATTCAATCTTTTTATGGCATGTACCACTGTTATCGTTGGTGTTTCCTCTTTTAGGGATCAATATTTTTAGTGGAAATTTTTTCTTAGTTACCAGCATGACTAGTGCATTAAGCGTGGCAGTAGCGTTTATTAGTTATGAATTAGTAGAAGAACCAGCACGGATATGGGCAAAGAAACAGTACGTTAATGAAGACCAAAGTGCCTTATAA
- a CDS encoding DUF3068 domain-containing protein has protein sequence MRKIPSRQVIVALIIAVLFFLLSIIVPNVVTTQLKSLATNTTRHVTTVPAASTVLNFGADCSTDAALSCFIQQTTTHLERTLRTSSTDNKKEVDLHVEERFIADAIDRNAKPIELIQVSDYLRLIRHSTYPVIDQISSIEVHAPSMGVSFSTGDFTRGGLQYFFPFNTERRSFDFFDVLAQTSTPLDYVENIDGVYEFSQTVAPVDLTKAATRSFTHPEDISDDPSNTPTINDLTESQRAVVDAMHISGTAARFYPEGGSENVILKPYYTVDRRIWVEPKSGVIVNQQEKIFIFYARNPAEALETARVGQDEYRTILATTSQWDAQTQQEAWAQAQPVVQTLRNLQIFAFIAQLIAGFFILVALRQYLKNR, from the coding sequence GTGCGAAAAATACCAAGCCGGCAAGTCATCGTTGCGTTAATAATTGCCGTACTTTTTTTCTTGCTTTCCATTATCGTTCCCAATGTTGTCACCACACAGCTTAAATCATTGGCAACTAATACAACACGTCATGTCACTACTGTTCCAGCAGCGTCAACAGTGCTTAATTTTGGCGCCGACTGTTCAACTGATGCAGCATTATCGTGTTTTATCCAACAGACCACCACCCATCTTGAACGTACCCTTCGTACTTCGTCGACAGATAATAAAAAAGAAGTGGATCTACACGTTGAGGAACGCTTCATTGCTGATGCAATCGATAGGAATGCTAAACCCATCGAACTCATTCAAGTATCCGATTACCTACGGTTAATCCGGCATTCAACCTATCCGGTTATCGATCAAATTAGTTCCATTGAGGTTCATGCCCCAAGCATGGGAGTAAGTTTTAGTACCGGTGATTTCACTCGTGGCGGATTACAATACTTTTTCCCGTTTAATACTGAGCGTCGCAGCTTCGACTTTTTCGATGTTCTTGCACAAACCAGCACTCCGCTAGATTATGTAGAAAATATTGATGGGGTGTATGAATTTAGCCAAACTGTTGCCCCGGTAGATCTCACCAAAGCAGCCACACGATCTTTTACCCACCCAGAAGACATTAGTGACGACCCCAGCAATACCCCCACCATTAATGATCTCACCGAAAGCCAACGCGCGGTCGTTGACGCAATGCATATAAGTGGTACTGCCGCACGTTTTTATCCCGAAGGCGGATCAGAAAATGTCATACTCAAACCTTATTACACTGTCGATCGCAGAATATGGGTGGAGCCTAAAAGCGGCGTTATTGTTAACCAGCAGGAAAAGATTTTTATTTTCTATGCTCGCAATCCTGCCGAAGCTCTAGAAACAGCTCGAGTGGGCCAAGACGAGTACCGCACAATCTTAGCGACGACCTCACAATGGGATGCACAAACACAACAAGAAGCCTGGGCACAGGCACAACCAGTGGTACAAACGCTACGTAATCTACAAATTTTTGCCTTCATTGCCCAACTTATTGCTGGCTTCTTTATTCTGGTTGCGCTGCGTCAGTACCTCAAAAATCGCTGA